The following are encoded in a window of Fluviibacter phosphoraccumulans genomic DNA:
- a CDS encoding autotransporter strand-loop-strand O-heptosyltransferase has protein sequence MNNDQQNHTHVATSEKVSADSDSSATVASEKMFLDPPILPTQEGPEGIRYDFNYGCRVHVPALPEGKGWRIRLSDTLTGNVVFESVLQGGSVESSKKFFIPFKLECWIGERIVFTHEIDLQGKDVLVQIPVGTLGDGIAWFPYVDAFQKQHDCSVSCTISKPLKALFESKYPNIRLIEKSEPVNQSHFYAGYRMGLYFDDWDCIHQPVDFRYVGLHKTAAHILGVPAIEEPPKIAYSTESRQIKEPYVCIGVQSSTQCKYWNNPYGWLDLVAWLKSLGYRVLCIDKDRAWGQSTTWNYIPHGADDFTGDIPLAERASLLKYADFYVGLSSGLAWLAWAAGTPVVMISGFTHPNNEFHTPYRVFNYHTCNSCWNDPKVMFDHHDFLWCPRHKGTERQFECTRLVTVDHVKSIIEKIPALTKL, from the coding sequence ATGAACAACGACCAACAGAACCATACGCACGTGGCGACCTCGGAAAAAGTTAGTGCTGATTCTGATTCGTCTGCAACCGTTGCATCTGAAAAAATGTTTCTCGATCCTCCTATCTTACCAACCCAAGAAGGTCCTGAAGGTATTCGCTACGATTTCAATTATGGCTGCCGCGTACACGTCCCGGCGCTACCAGAAGGAAAAGGTTGGCGGATTCGCTTGAGCGACACGCTGACAGGTAATGTGGTTTTTGAGTCCGTTCTGCAAGGTGGTTCTGTCGAAAGCAGTAAGAAATTCTTTATTCCGTTCAAACTCGAATGTTGGATTGGTGAACGCATTGTTTTTACCCACGAAATTGACCTGCAAGGTAAAGACGTGCTGGTTCAGATTCCAGTCGGCACTTTGGGCGACGGGATTGCCTGGTTTCCTTATGTGGATGCGTTTCAAAAGCAACATGATTGCAGCGTATCTTGCACCATAAGCAAACCGTTAAAAGCATTATTCGAGTCAAAATATCCCAATATTCGTTTGATTGAAAAAAGTGAACCCGTCAATCAGAGTCATTTTTATGCCGGATACCGGATGGGACTTTATTTTGATGACTGGGATTGCATTCATCAGCCTGTTGATTTCCGGTATGTCGGCCTACATAAGACTGCGGCACATATTCTCGGCGTTCCGGCTATTGAAGAGCCACCTAAAATTGCTTATTCAACAGAGTCTCGTCAAATCAAAGAGCCCTATGTTTGTATTGGTGTCCAAAGCTCAACTCAGTGTAAGTACTGGAACAACCCCTATGGTTGGCTAGATTTGGTCGCTTGGCTAAAGTCTTTAGGTTACCGTGTGCTTTGTATAGATAAAGATCGTGCCTGGGGGCAGAGCACAACTTGGAACTATATTCCTCATGGCGCAGATGACTTTACTGGCGACATTCCATTAGCAGAACGAGCATCGTTGCTCAAGTATGCTGACTTCTATGTTGGTTTATCCAGTGGTCTTGCCTGGCTTGCCTGGGCGGCTGGTACGCCCGTTGTCATGATTAGCGGGTTCACTCATCCCAATAACGAGTTTCATACGCCTTACCGTGTGTTTAACTACCATACTTGCAATAGTTGCTGGAATGACCCGAAAGTGATGTTCGACCACCATGATTTTCTATGGTGTCCGCGACACAAGGGAACTGAGCGACAGTTCGAATGCACACGTCTGGTCACTGTTGATCATGTGAAGTCAATTATCGAGAAGATTCCGGCTTTAACAAAGTTGTAG
- a CDS encoding RNA-binding domain-containing protein, which produces MLSETELVALLSDMESDRVERTESTKNTEKFSVAVCAFANDMPNHRQPGYLLIGVKDDGSLSGLQVTDDLLKELGGIRSDGQILPQPLMNVQRFVLPGGDVAVVEVAPSDLPPVRYKGRVWIRVGPRKAVANEQEERVLSERRVSSVRNFDATVCLEANISDLSLGQFDTYRREAVAAETIAENHRSVDLQLASLRLFDLDKQSPTYAGLLLIGKNPRFFLPGAYIQYLKLPGTTLTDVPLDQAEISGDLTSVLRELDARLKVIIQTRMRSLGGLKEQLIPDYPETALRELLMNAVMHRNYDSNSPIRFYVFEDHIEIQSPGGLYGEATRENFPSRNSYRNPIIAEAMKSLGFVNKFGYGVIRAKDLLEKNGNPPPAFEFDEHSVLVKVFRRSE; this is translated from the coding sequence ATGTTGTCAGAAACCGAGTTAGTTGCCTTGCTGTCCGACATGGAATCAGACCGTGTTGAGCGCACAGAATCTACTAAAAATACCGAAAAGTTTTCAGTAGCGGTTTGTGCGTTCGCCAACGACATGCCTAATCATAGGCAGCCAGGCTATCTTTTGATTGGTGTAAAAGATGATGGTTCCTTGTCTGGTCTTCAGGTAACAGACGACTTGCTTAAAGAGCTTGGCGGAATACGATCGGATGGGCAGATTCTTCCGCAACCCCTGATGAATGTTCAGCGCTTTGTCTTACCTGGTGGCGACGTTGCTGTCGTTGAGGTGGCTCCCTCCGATTTACCTCCTGTGCGTTATAAAGGACGGGTATGGATTCGAGTTGGTCCAAGAAAAGCAGTTGCCAACGAACAGGAAGAACGAGTTTTGTCAGAGCGTCGTGTGTCTTCTGTGCGAAATTTTGATGCAACTGTATGTTTAGAAGCCAATATCAGCGATCTATCCTTAGGTCAGTTTGACACCTACCGCCGTGAAGCCGTTGCAGCCGAGACCATTGCAGAAAACCATCGTTCGGTTGATCTACAGCTCGCATCTTTGCGATTATTTGATCTGGACAAACAGTCTCCTACTTATGCCGGCCTACTTTTAATTGGCAAAAACCCTCGGTTTTTCCTGCCAGGCGCATATATCCAATACCTCAAGTTGCCAGGCACCACACTGACCGATGTCCCTCTTGATCAAGCGGAGATTTCAGGAGATCTGACTAGCGTTCTACGTGAATTGGATGCTCGGCTTAAAGTCATCATCCAAACACGCATGCGCTCTCTGGGCGGTTTAAAAGAGCAATTAATCCCGGATTACCCAGAAACAGCTTTGCGCGAGTTGCTAATGAACGCTGTCATGCATAGGAATTACGACAGCAATAGCCCAATTCGGTTTTATGTTTTTGAAGATCACATTGAGATTCAAAGCCCTGGCGGACTTTATGGAGAAGCAACTCGTGAGAACTTTCCGAGCCGCAATAGCTACCGTAACCCCATTATTGCTGAAGCAATGAAATCGTTGGGTTTCGTTAACAAATTTGGCTATGGCGTTATAAGAGCGAAAGACCTCTTGGAGAAGAATGGCAATCCCCCGCCTGCATTTGAATTTGATGAGCATAGCGTTCTCGTTAAAGTATTCCGGAGATCCGAATGA
- a CDS encoding ParA family protein, translated as MKTVAFFNNKGGVGKTSLVYHLAWMFADNGIKTLAVDLDPQANLTAMFLSEDRLEELWADGEHPLTVYGALNPILRGIGDIANPHVEMLSNNLGLVPGDLGLSRFEDKLSDAWPKCQLSDEAAFRTMTAFHRLIERASSWGAEIVLIDVGPNLGAINRSGLITSDQVCLPLAPDLFSLQGLKNLGPTLQTWREVWSDVIKKAPADLSLPSGKMSPIGYIVMQHGILDKRPVKSYMRWMDRIPTVYRDAVLGESIELTLPPVAQDPYCLSLLKHYRSLMPMAMEARKPIFYLKSADGAIGAHAEAVKSCYSDFETLAKKIAANAGIAFNDN; from the coding sequence ATGAAAACGGTCGCTTTTTTTAATAACAAGGGCGGTGTTGGTAAAACCTCACTGGTTTACCATTTGGCTTGGATGTTCGCAGACAATGGGATTAAAACGCTAGCGGTTGATCTTGATCCACAGGCTAATCTAACGGCCATGTTCCTATCTGAAGATCGATTGGAGGAGTTGTGGGCAGACGGTGAGCACCCTCTTACGGTTTATGGTGCGCTGAACCCTATTTTGCGTGGCATCGGCGATATTGCAAATCCGCATGTTGAAATGCTGAGCAACAATCTCGGGTTAGTGCCCGGCGACTTAGGGCTGTCTCGGTTTGAAGACAAATTATCTGATGCCTGGCCGAAGTGTCAGCTGAGCGATGAGGCTGCTTTCCGAACAATGACAGCGTTTCACCGTTTGATTGAACGCGCATCGTCCTGGGGGGCTGAGATAGTCTTGATTGACGTGGGTCCAAACCTAGGCGCTATAAACCGTTCTGGTTTAATTACGTCGGATCAGGTTTGCTTGCCACTGGCGCCAGATCTTTTTTCTCTTCAGGGTCTCAAGAACCTGGGGCCAACACTGCAGACTTGGCGAGAAGTTTGGTCCGACGTGATTAAGAAGGCTCCAGCAGATCTTTCTCTGCCAAGTGGAAAAATGTCGCCAATTGGCTACATCGTCATGCAGCATGGGATATTAGACAAGCGGCCAGTTAAATCCTACATGCGTTGGATGGATCGCATCCCAACGGTTTATCGTGATGCTGTTTTAGGAGAGTCAATAGAATTGACGTTGCCGCCAGTCGCGCAAGATCCCTATTGCTTATCCTTGTTAAAGCACTACCGTAGCCTCATGCCCATGGCTATGGAAGCGCGTAAACCAATTTTTTACTTAAAAAGCGCTGATGGTGCCATTGGTGCCCATGCTGAGGCGGTCAAGAGTTGTTATTCGGACTTTGAAACTCTAGCCAAAAAAATTGCAGCCAACGCAGGTATTGCGTTTAACGATAATTAA
- a CDS encoding pseudouridine synthase, protein MIVINKQAGLLSQPGRRAEKWDSVITRIKPHYPDAVVVHRLDEPTSGLMMIALGKAMSSGLSRSFRERLVNKRYEAVVNGIMVDDEGSVDIPLMADWPNRPRQKIDFENGRPSLTHFRVLERNISENSTRVDLEPYTGRSHQLRMHLMALGHPILGDPLYADPESLGRAPRMLLHAKHLDLDHPLTGHKLTFDSPVPF, encoded by the coding sequence ATGATCGTGATCAATAAGCAGGCCGGATTATTGTCACAGCCGGGTCGGCGCGCCGAAAAATGGGATAGCGTCATTACACGTATAAAACCGCATTATCCAGATGCGGTTGTTGTGCATAGGCTCGACGAGCCAACCTCCGGCCTCATGATGATAGCGCTTGGTAAAGCGATGAGCAGCGGCCTCAGCCGATCTTTTCGCGAACGATTAGTTAACAAACGCTATGAGGCCGTCGTGAACGGCATCATGGTCGATGACGAAGGCAGCGTTGATATCCCATTAATGGCAGATTGGCCAAACCGGCCACGCCAGAAAATTGACTTTGAGAATGGCAGACCCTCACTGACGCATTTCCGTGTCCTCGAACGTAATATCAGCGAGAATTCGACGCGCGTCGATCTGGAACCTTATACCGGACGTTCACATCAGTTGCGGATGCATCTCATGGCACTTGGGCATCCCATCCTTGGCGACCCGTTGTATGCCGATCCAGAATCACTGGGTCGAGCACCACGTATGTTGTTGCATGCAAAGCATCTGGACCTAGACCATCCGCTGACTGGTCACAAGCTGACCTTTGATTCGCCGGTACCTTTTTAG
- a CDS encoding disulfide bond formation protein B, which translates to MINIHKNNRLITLLCYVLVLAASLVSLAAALYMQHVQGLQPCTLCIIQRYAFMWVGLCAAIALIVPINGVRLAASLLGVVGAIGGVVAAARNLWVLYHPDILCGRDPVEMFLNGLPTAQWFPKVFAAFGLCSDPIPPLLGLPLPAWSLFGLLALSVLLILAVRRR; encoded by the coding sequence ATGATCAACATTCATAAAAACAACAGATTAATCACCCTGCTTTGCTACGTGCTGGTGTTGGCTGCATCGTTAGTTTCTTTGGCGGCCGCCCTTTACATGCAACACGTACAAGGGCTGCAGCCTTGCACGCTGTGCATAATCCAGCGCTATGCGTTTATGTGGGTTGGTTTATGCGCAGCCATTGCGTTGATTGTTCCCATAAACGGTGTGCGTCTAGCGGCTTCTCTACTCGGCGTTGTCGGCGCAATAGGTGGTGTCGTGGCGGCCGCTCGTAATCTTTGGGTTTTGTATCACCCCGATATTCTATGTGGTCGTGATCCTGTAGAGATGTTCCTTAACGGTCTACCGACGGCTCAGTGGTTTCCTAAGGTGTTTGCCGCATTCGGGTTGTGTTCGGACCCGATTCCGCCGTTGCTTGGCCTACCCTTGCCCGCCTGGTCCCTGTTCGGCCTTCTGGCCCTGAGTGTTCTGCTGATTCTGGCTGTTCGTCGTCGCTGA
- a CDS encoding efflux transporter outer membrane subunit encodes MSHHKTRYLKHWLATLSVCLLAGCAVGPDYKRPDAPMAAEFKPAPGWKIAAPEDDLAKGEWWKIYKDPQLDALLAEVTPNNQNIAIYVARVRQVQALASGANAARYPSLGVNADGGRIASGTGNKNDLVNSDGSINNGAIFNNVNVYGGLSWDSDLWGKLRRNVESKEANLVASIADLENAKLSMQTQLAQAYFLVRSLDSQKQLLTDTTASNLEAVRLTKNQYDVGVKARQDLINAGSQYRSVQAQLIDVGVNRAAQENLIAVLIGKPPSDFSLPFNPLPARSNLVVPVVPPGLPSDLLERRPDVAAAERRMAAANAQIGFQKAAYFPSLTLNANQNNIGFLGPSFSQLFTTPFLYWGIGPSMALTLLDFGARAAKVEEARGVYDESVATYRQAVLTAMQEVETQLAALRIYEEEAGIQNEAADLAERGVVIALNRYQAGIDNYTNVVVAKNNALSNQQKAIIIAQQRLNASVLLVKALGGSWTPQNQTPVVDPSATTNSQNQQNTQGQKAEQGPGGQG; translated from the coding sequence ATGAGCCATCATAAAACTCGATACCTCAAACACTGGCTGGCCACCCTAAGCGTCTGCCTGCTGGCTGGCTGCGCGGTCGGACCGGATTACAAACGACCGGATGCGCCGATGGCCGCCGAGTTTAAACCGGCCCCAGGCTGGAAAATCGCGGCGCCTGAAGACGACCTGGCCAAAGGCGAGTGGTGGAAGATCTATAAAGATCCACAACTCGACGCATTGCTCGCCGAAGTGACCCCGAACAATCAGAATATTGCCATTTATGTCGCTCGCGTTCGGCAAGTCCAGGCGCTGGCGAGCGGTGCCAATGCCGCCCGTTATCCAAGCTTGGGCGTTAATGCGGATGGTGGTCGAATCGCCTCAGGAACCGGCAACAAAAACGATCTCGTGAATTCGGATGGTTCCATTAACAACGGGGCCATCTTCAACAATGTGAATGTTTACGGCGGGCTCAGCTGGGACAGCGATCTCTGGGGCAAGCTCCGGCGCAATGTGGAGTCTAAAGAAGCCAATCTGGTGGCCAGTATTGCCGACTTGGAAAACGCCAAACTGTCGATGCAGACACAGTTGGCACAGGCCTACTTTCTGGTTCGTTCACTCGACTCGCAAAAGCAGCTCCTGACAGATACAACCGCCTCTAATCTCGAGGCCGTTCGTCTGACCAAGAATCAATACGACGTGGGGGTTAAGGCACGACAAGACTTAATCAATGCGGGTTCTCAATACCGCAGCGTCCAGGCGCAGCTGATTGATGTTGGCGTTAATCGTGCGGCACAAGAGAATCTGATTGCCGTGCTGATTGGCAAACCGCCGTCGGATTTCTCGTTGCCATTCAACCCCTTGCCAGCAAGATCTAACCTGGTGGTGCCGGTAGTGCCTCCGGGATTGCCGTCTGATCTGCTTGAAAGGCGCCCGGATGTGGCGGCCGCCGAACGACGTATGGCCGCCGCCAACGCCCAGATTGGTTTTCAAAAGGCTGCTTATTTTCCAAGCCTGACCTTAAATGCAAACCAAAACAACATCGGTTTCCTTGGCCCGTCATTTAGCCAACTATTTACGACACCCTTTCTCTATTGGGGTATCGGCCCGAGTATGGCACTGACGCTGCTGGATTTTGGCGCACGTGCAGCCAAAGTAGAAGAGGCGCGAGGGGTCTACGATGAAAGTGTGGCCACTTATCGCCAGGCTGTGCTCACCGCCATGCAGGAAGTGGAAACACAACTCGCCGCTTTACGCATTTACGAAGAAGAAGCGGGCATACAGAACGAGGCTGCCGACCTGGCCGAGCGCGGTGTCGTCATTGCCCTCAACCGCTACCAGGCGGGTATCGACAATTACACCAATGTCGTTGTTGCCAAGAATAATGCGCTGAGTAACCAGCAAAAAGCCATCATCATTGCGCAACAGCGTCTCAACGCGAGCGTTTTATTGGTTAAAGCCCTGGGCGGTAGCTGGACACCGCAGAATCAAACGCCCGTGGTAGATCCGTCAGCGACGACGAACAGCCAGAATCAGCAGAACACTCAGGGCCAGAAGGCCGAACAGGGACCAGGCGGGCAAGGGTAG
- a CDS encoding efflux RND transporter permease subunit → MNWLRLFVERPIATTLLVVAVTISGIIGFLQLPVAPLPQVDFPTISVRASLAGASPETMASSIATPLERSLSRIAGITEMTSISTQGSSNITLQFDLDRNIDGAARDVQAAIVAARALLPTGLPSNPTYRKVNPADSPIMVLALTSDTLDVAQIYDAADSVLSQKLAQVSGIGQVTVGGSAQPAVRVTVIPAVIQSMGISSEDIRNAVLKANLNLPKGTLENEHRQWVVQANDQAKTAADYKPVIVVWRNGAPVRLEDVASVTDSVQDVRNIGLTNGQRSVMLILYRQPGANIIETVARVKAILPQLEATIPAGIQIKTVMDRTPTILASLKEVERTLVLSVALVILAVFLFLKSGRATLIPGIVVPVSLVGTFGVMYLCNYSLDNLSLMALTIATGFVVDDAIVVLENITRHREAGMPLRQAVLQGTKEVSFTVISISLSLIAVFLPILLMGGIIGRLFREFAVVLSIAILISMVISLTVTPMMTDILLREHQAKISPAITPSRSRWKKLLHAVGLGMHWLQEAFTKIFDRVYTGYANTIGWALDHRKLMLTGLLLTIVLNFQLYKIVPKGFFPQQDTGRIMGFIQADQSVSFGTMKDKLTKFINIIQDDPAVNTVSGFTGGSQRNSGIVFISLKPLSERDVSADEVVNRLRPKLGREPGAGLFMVPMQDIRIGGRPSNAQYQFSLQSDDLEELREWEPKIRAALSKLPVLADVNTDQQDLGLQTRVEIDRDAAFRLGITPKMIDAALNNLFGQRQVSVIYRPLNQYRVVLEAAPEYTQAPDTLDRLMLTVPATATTPARQVALSNVARILPDKTPLAVNHEGAFVVSTLSFNLPLGVSLSQATEAIQATMFDMGVPDSIRGTFSGSAKAFQASLKSQPLLILAAIIAVYIVLGMLYESLIHPLTILSTLPSAGVGALLAILATGTDFNIISLIGVILLIGIVKKNAIMMIDFAIAAQRAGKTARDAIHEACLLRFRPIMMTTFAALFAAIPLAIGHGDGAELRVPLGVAIVGGLILSQILTLYTTPVVFLALDRFTRKPRDTDAQTAKIAPADAQS, encoded by the coding sequence GTGAACTGGCTGCGGCTTTTTGTTGAACGACCGATTGCCACGACGCTACTGGTCGTAGCGGTCACCATTTCCGGCATCATCGGTTTTCTACAATTGCCCGTAGCGCCACTGCCGCAAGTGGATTTCCCGACGATATCCGTGCGCGCCTCGCTCGCTGGTGCCAGCCCGGAAACCATGGCCTCCAGCATTGCCACGCCGTTGGAACGCTCGCTGAGCCGCATCGCAGGCATTACCGAAATGACCTCGATCAGCACGCAGGGCTCATCCAACATTACCCTGCAGTTTGATCTGGACCGCAATATTGACGGCGCCGCCCGTGATGTTCAGGCAGCCATTGTGGCAGCCAGAGCCTTGTTGCCGACGGGCCTGCCATCCAATCCAACCTACCGAAAAGTAAACCCAGCCGATTCTCCTATTATGGTGCTGGCGCTCACCTCCGATACACTGGATGTGGCTCAAATATACGACGCGGCCGACTCAGTCCTCTCGCAAAAACTGGCGCAGGTCAGTGGCATCGGCCAGGTGACGGTGGGGGGCAGTGCCCAGCCAGCCGTTCGTGTGACGGTGATTCCTGCGGTGATCCAATCCATGGGCATCAGCAGCGAAGATATCCGCAACGCGGTCCTCAAAGCCAATCTGAACCTGCCTAAAGGGACACTGGAGAACGAACACCGGCAGTGGGTGGTGCAGGCCAATGATCAGGCCAAGACCGCTGCTGATTACAAACCGGTGATCGTTGTCTGGCGTAACGGTGCCCCCGTACGCCTGGAGGATGTGGCAAGCGTCACGGATTCCGTGCAAGACGTCCGTAATATCGGGCTCACCAACGGCCAGCGGTCTGTCATGCTGATTCTTTATCGGCAACCGGGGGCCAACATTATTGAAACCGTAGCCCGTGTTAAGGCCATCTTGCCGCAGCTCGAGGCCACCATTCCCGCCGGGATTCAGATCAAGACGGTGATGGACCGCACACCCACCATCCTGGCGTCACTCAAGGAAGTGGAACGAACGCTCGTTCTGTCGGTCGCTCTGGTTATTCTGGCGGTCTTTCTTTTTCTTAAGAGCGGTCGGGCCACGCTGATTCCGGGCATTGTTGTCCCCGTATCTTTGGTGGGTACGTTCGGCGTCATGTACCTCTGCAATTACAGCCTGGATAATCTGAGCCTGATGGCTCTGACCATTGCTACGGGCTTTGTGGTGGATGACGCCATTGTCGTATTGGAAAACATCACACGCCATCGAGAAGCTGGTATGCCTTTACGTCAGGCGGTACTGCAGGGGACGAAGGAGGTGAGCTTTACGGTCATTTCCATCAGCTTGTCTTTAATTGCGGTCTTTTTACCCATTTTGTTGATGGGGGGCATTATCGGTCGGTTATTCCGTGAGTTTGCAGTGGTGCTGTCGATCGCGATCCTGATCTCGATGGTGATTTCATTGACAGTGACTCCGATGATGACCGATATACTGCTGCGGGAACATCAAGCCAAAATCTCACCCGCCATCACACCGAGCCGTAGCCGCTGGAAAAAATTGCTCCACGCCGTAGGGCTGGGGATGCATTGGCTACAAGAAGCCTTCACCAAAATCTTTGATCGGGTTTACACCGGTTATGCCAATACGATTGGCTGGGCGCTGGATCATCGCAAGCTGATGCTCACTGGATTGCTATTAACCATCGTTCTTAACTTTCAGCTCTACAAGATTGTTCCAAAAGGATTCTTTCCCCAGCAAGACACCGGCAGAATCATGGGCTTCATCCAGGCCGATCAGTCGGTGTCTTTTGGCACCATGAAAGATAAGCTGACTAAATTCATTAACATCATCCAGGATGACCCTGCCGTTAATACCGTCTCAGGCTTTACCGGTGGTTCCCAACGGAACAGTGGCATTGTGTTTATTTCTTTAAAACCGCTGAGCGAGCGTGACGTTTCTGCCGACGAGGTCGTTAACCGATTACGCCCCAAACTAGGCCGGGAACCCGGTGCTGGATTGTTTATGGTCCCCATGCAGGATATCCGTATTGGCGGACGGCCATCCAATGCGCAATACCAGTTTTCATTACAAAGCGACGACCTGGAAGAGCTGCGCGAATGGGAGCCTAAGATTCGGGCAGCGCTCTCCAAACTGCCCGTATTGGCTGACGTCAACACCGATCAACAAGACCTGGGCCTGCAAACACGCGTAGAAATTGATCGCGATGCGGCGTTCCGTCTGGGCATTACCCCCAAGATGATTGATGCAGCGCTGAACAACCTGTTTGGTCAGCGCCAGGTCTCCGTTATCTACCGACCGTTGAATCAATACCGTGTCGTGCTGGAAGCCGCGCCGGAATATACCCAAGCCCCCGACACGCTAGATCGTCTGATGCTGACCGTGCCCGCTACGGCAACCACGCCTGCACGGCAGGTAGCTCTGAGCAATGTGGCGCGTATCCTGCCTGATAAAACGCCGCTGGCGGTTAATCATGAAGGGGCGTTTGTGGTCTCCACCTTATCGTTTAACCTGCCATTGGGCGTATCGCTTTCCCAAGCCACCGAGGCTATTCAGGCCACCATGTTCGACATGGGCGTGCCTGATTCCATACGGGGCACCTTCTCGGGCAGTGCCAAAGCCTTTCAGGCCTCGCTTAAATCTCAACCGCTACTCATTCTGGCCGCCATTATTGCCGTCTACATTGTGCTCGGCATGCTTTATGAAAGCCTGATCCATCCGCTGACGATTCTATCAACGCTGCCTTCTGCAGGCGTTGGGGCCTTACTGGCCATTCTCGCGACCGGGACCGATTTCAATATCATCTCGCTCATCGGCGTGATCTTGCTGATTGGCATCGTTAAGAAGAATGCGATCATGATGATCGACTTTGCCATCGCGGCCCAGCGCGCCGGCAAAACAGCGCGTGATGCCATTCATGAAGCCTGTTTGCTGCGCTTCCGTCCGATTATGATGACCACGTTTGCCGCGCTTTTTGCCGCTATTCCTTTGGCAATCGGTCACGGGGATGGGGCAGAGCTCCGCGTTCCGCTAGGCGTTGCGATTGTGGGCGGCTTGATTCTTAGTCAAATTCTGACGCTATACACCACGCCCGTTGTCTTCCTGGCTTTGGACCGATTCACCCGTAAACCACGAGATACGGACGCACAAACCGCTAAAATAGCGCCTGCGGATGCACAATCATGA